From the Hymenobacter yonginensis genome, one window contains:
- a CDS encoding homoserine O-acetyltransferase family protein, with translation MSSTISSDAPHVFRLPRPLRLENGALLPQVEIAYQTYGRLNAARDNVVWVCHALTANANVLDWWPGLFGAGCHFDPADWFVVCANVVGSCYGSTGPVSPPDSAAESLYHAFPLLTVRDLVAVHEALREHLALRQINTLIGGSLGGQQAVEWAVQQPTLFENLVLIATNARHSAWGIAFNEAQRLAIFADPTYAAATPEGGAAGLRAARAMALLSYRSYDAYQRSQTETTDDALDGFRASSYQRYQGDKLVARFNAYSYVALSRTMDSHHVGRGRGGVREALGRIRARTLVISITSDVLFPPAEQQLLAQHIQGAMYAEMDSQYGHDGFLLETTQLTHFLERFSVQTYVH, from the coding sequence ATGAGCTCTACTATTTCTTCTGACGCGCCGCACGTGTTCCGGTTGCCCCGGCCGCTGCGGCTGGAAAACGGGGCGCTGCTGCCGCAGGTGGAAATAGCCTACCAGACCTACGGCCGCCTCAACGCCGCCCGCGACAACGTGGTGTGGGTGTGCCACGCCCTCACGGCCAACGCCAACGTGCTCGACTGGTGGCCCGGCCTGTTCGGGGCCGGCTGCCACTTCGATCCGGCCGACTGGTTTGTAGTATGCGCCAACGTGGTGGGCTCCTGCTACGGCAGCACCGGCCCCGTGTCGCCGCCCGATTCTGCGGCCGAGTCGCTGTACCATGCGTTTCCGCTGCTGACGGTGCGCGACCTGGTGGCGGTGCACGAGGCGCTGCGCGAGCACCTGGCTTTGCGCCAGATCAATACGCTGATTGGAGGCTCGCTGGGCGGGCAGCAGGCCGTGGAGTGGGCCGTGCAGCAGCCTACGCTGTTTGAGAATCTGGTTTTGATTGCCACCAACGCCCGCCATTCGGCCTGGGGCATTGCCTTCAACGAGGCGCAGCGGCTGGCCATCTTCGCCGACCCGACGTACGCGGCGGCCACGCCCGAGGGCGGCGCGGCCGGCCTGCGGGCGGCCCGGGCCATGGCCCTGCTCAGCTACCGCAGCTACGACGCCTATCAGCGCAGCCAGACCGAAACCACCGACGACGCGCTGGATGGCTTCCGGGCCAGCTCCTACCAGCGCTACCAGGGCGACAAGCTGGTGGCCCGCTTCAACGCCTACTCCTACGTGGCCCTGAGCCGCACGATGGACTCGCACCACGTGGGGCGCGGCCGCGGCGGCGTGCGGGAGGCCCTGGGCCGCATCCGGGCCCGCACCCTCGTCATCAGCATCACCTCCGACGTGCTGTTTCCGCCCGCTGAGCAGCAGCTTTTGGCCCAGCACATTCAGGGCGCCATGTACGCCGAAATGGACTCCCAGTACGGCCACGACGGCTTTCTACTGGAAACCACCCAGCTCACGCACTTTCTCGAACGATTTTCTGTCCAGACCTATGTCCATTAA
- a CDS encoding homoserine dehydrogenase gives MSINPAPASAPLRIGLIGFGCVGQGLYDILQQQPEAGFEIARIAVKNPTKARTLPLNRFDFRADDLLQDASLDVLVEVIDDADEAFRLVREALCQGRRVVTANKAMLARHLPELVQLQQQTGGTLLYEAAVCGSIPVIRTLDAYFGAEPLRSVTGILNGSSNYVLTRMGEAGADYAPALAEAQQKGFAETDPTLDMGAFDPRSKAVLLAAHAYGAFLNPDEVLNLGIEGISAVDIAFAASQGQKIKVIAGLQRLPDGRVTVLVTPQLVGPESPLYSVDDEFNGVVIEADFAGEQFLRGRGAGGHPTGSAVLADLAALRQGFAYQYPKAAEAPEYASDLEVEIYLRTDEDRIIDLLDFSEISEEADEDEYVVGYVALAHLIRHRDTLRKYGAFIVRTGRLRPVSTNELVAEVSA, from the coding sequence ATGTCCATTAATCCTGCTCCCGCTTCTGCCCCGCTTCGTATTGGCCTGATTGGGTTCGGCTGCGTGGGCCAGGGCCTCTACGACATTCTGCAGCAGCAGCCCGAAGCAGGCTTTGAAATTGCCCGCATTGCCGTCAAGAACCCCACCAAAGCCCGTACGCTGCCACTAAACCGGTTCGACTTCCGCGCCGACGACCTGCTGCAGGATGCCTCGCTGGACGTACTGGTGGAGGTGATTGACGACGCCGACGAGGCCTTCCGGCTGGTGCGCGAGGCGCTGTGCCAGGGCCGCCGCGTGGTGACGGCCAACAAGGCCATGCTGGCCCGCCACTTGCCGGAGCTGGTGCAGCTGCAGCAGCAAACCGGCGGCACGCTGCTCTACGAAGCAGCCGTGTGCGGCAGCATTCCGGTGATTCGCACCCTCGATGCCTACTTCGGGGCCGAGCCGCTGCGCAGCGTGACCGGCATCCTCAACGGCTCGTCCAACTACGTGCTGACCCGCATGGGCGAAGCCGGCGCCGACTACGCCCCGGCGCTGGCCGAGGCCCAGCAGAAAGGCTTCGCCGAAACCGACCCCACCCTGGACATGGGCGCCTTCGACCCGCGCTCCAAAGCCGTGCTGCTGGCTGCCCACGCCTACGGCGCGTTCCTGAACCCCGACGAGGTACTGAACCTGGGCATTGAGGGCATCAGCGCCGTCGATATTGCCTTTGCCGCCAGCCAGGGCCAGAAAATCAAAGTCATTGCCGGCCTGCAGCGTTTGCCTGACGGCCGCGTGACGGTGCTGGTGACCCCGCAGCTGGTGGGCCCTGAGTCGCCGCTGTACAGCGTAGACGACGAGTTCAACGGCGTGGTAATTGAGGCCGATTTCGCCGGCGAGCAGTTTCTGCGGGGCCGCGGGGCCGGCGGGCACCCCACCGGATCGGCAGTGCTGGCCGATCTGGCCGCGCTGCGCCAGGGCTTCGCCTACCAGTACCCCAAAGCCGCCGAAGCCCCGGAGTACGCCTCCGACCTGGAAGTGGAAATCTACCTACGCACCGACGAGGACCGCATCATCGACCTGCTCGACTTCAGCGAGATTTCCGAGGAAGCCGACGAGGACGAATACGTAGTAGGCTACGTGGCCCTGGCCCACCTCATCCGCCACCGCGACACGCTGCGCAAGTACGGCGCCTTCATCGTGCGCACAGGCCGCCTGCGCCCCGTCAGCACCAACGAGCTGGTGGCCGAAGTTTCGGCGTGA